A region of Haliotis asinina isolate JCU_RB_2024 chromosome 9, JCU_Hal_asi_v2, whole genome shotgun sequence DNA encodes the following proteins:
- the LOC137296067 gene encoding uncharacterized protein, translated as MKETNFDLEQCENQVINSSSVAMEVSARIGVILIDLQKAFTLGQWMQAVGPGDVTRIAQVFSRSADVVKHLSDDVPLLLTRCLFRREQDFEFDSEVANSLQNKTYTEIIKPNTRILDFDPDAVKAWIQKLREENITTVLIGGCTTTSCVRQSSIQLQQNFSRKGDPGFVVDLSMCGARDSNYLKRCVLCMEKYLSGYDVRCKGCEESGMMSPVDKAVEDMTQAGVTVVQQFDWSKYLKKE; from the exons ATGAAAGAGACCAACTTTGACTTG GAACAGTGTGAAAATCAAGTGATAAACAGTTCGTCCGTGGCAATGGAAGTCTCCGCGCGTATTGGTGTCATCTTGATCGATCTGCAGAAGGCCTTCACCCTGGGTCAGTGGATGCAGGCGGTTGGTCCTGGTGATGTCACACGCATCGCGCAAGTGTTCTCCCGATCTGCGGACGTCGTGAAGCATCTCTCTGACGATGTGCCACTCCTGTTGACCCGTTGTCTGTTCAGACGGGAACAGGACTTCGAATTTGACTCTGAAGTCGCGAACAGTCTTCAAAACAAAACCTACACAGAGATTATCAAGCCTAACACTAGAATTCTGGATTTCGATCCAGACGCTGTTAAAGCGTGGATTCAAAAACTCAGAGAAGAAAATATTACAACAGTTTTGATTGGTGGGTGCACGACAACCAGTTGCGTGAGACAGAGTTCTATTCAACTTCAGCAGAATTTCAGTCGGAAAGGTGACCCTGGGTTCGTAGTTGATCTGAGTATGTGTGGAGCTCGCGACAGCAACTATCTTAAGCGATGTGTTTTGTGTATGGAGAAGTACTTGAGTGGTTATGACGTGCGTTGCAAGGGGTGTGAGGAGTCTGGAATGATGTCTCCGGTGGATAAAGCCGTGGAAGATATGACGCAAGCAGGAGTCACGGTTGTACAACAATTTGATTGGTCGAAATATCTGAAGAAAGAATAA
- the LOC137295664 gene encoding RNA-binding protein spenito-like, with product MKRQQDRDASPRSKRSRSSYSIPDHDSMRDRLSPDFDRRERGGKFNKSYPPRRDDFDRGEMDHPRKHYRNDRMMDQGYAPIRDQSKSHDYRSLCISSIPSKIPDPLLRDTLLQEFKKYGEMNVKITVSGDQRVAYVNFRYPEHARVAKHAKAKLVLFERQVRVDPVFNKRTRSNSPNSEYNNRDMFYGHAGRMGSGGSPPPPHMMGNRRGGGRGGGDRPMQPGRDFVPRGDAAAFAAAAVAVAGGQPLDRPRAPNEKFPHHLDHVDPEFDDKATRTLFVGNLDVNITDGELRRIFEKYGSVEDIDIKRPQRGQGNAYAFIKFINLDCAHKSKVDMSGKYIGKFQCKIGYGKVTPTTCLWVGGLGPWVSYDTLEREFDRFGAIHRIEWPHGKNYAYVLYDGVDAATAACQDMRGWPMGGHNRRLRVDFADPNTIAANVSEQDSPYLDQGRGFEVGEKGGPWKGQGSDGLPDRRSRRDDWHVSGGDPMNAYRNPDNPRDSERRRDDWDHLSDHSERQRRPRSPGELGIHRSGRSRSPDRPREFGGREGMKDHDTFRRTSGESGKECDERMGRNGRRLEGDKELNISDHVGSLSDLAKCLPVAWNGALILKSSSFAARMHVVSGDVTIVDNLMRDPTTTESPVLKITQRLRLDQPKLDDVGRRIQSSGAHGHCILLALPSTVQSYEDPSGSIQPRPLKNLVTYLKQKEAAGVISLPPNPSQDKNNVGVLHAFPPCTFGYSFLQKRAPQLPADPAKEDYLVVVVVLGAA from the coding sequence ATGAAACGACAACAAGATCGTGATGCTTCTCCAAGAAGCAAAAGATCACGTTCTTCATACTCAATACCCGATCACGACTCTATGCGCGACAGATTGAGCCCAGACTTTGATCGGCGAGAGAGGGGTGGGAAGTTCAACAAATCGTATCCTCCACGTCGTGATGATTTTGACCGTGGAGAGATGGATCACCCTCGTAAACACTACAGAAATGATCGAATGATGGATCAGGGTTATGCTCCAATTCGTGATCAGTCGAAATCTCACGATTACAGGTCCCTGTGTATAAGTAGTATTCCAAGCAAAATTCCTGATCCATTGTTGAGGGATACCCTGCTCCAGGAGTTCAAAAAGTACGGGGAAATGAACGTGAAAATTACTGTTTCAGGCGACCAACGAGTGGCATATGTTAACTTCCGCTACCCAGAACATGCTCGTGTTGCAAAACATGCAAAAGCTAagcttgttttgtttgaacgTCAAGTAAGAGTGGACCCAGTTTTCAATAAACGAACTCGTAGCAACAGCCCAAATAGTGAGTATAATAATCGTGACATGTTCTATGGCCATGCAGGTCGCATGGGGTCAGGTGGTTCCCCTCCTCCGCCCCACATGATGGGAAACAGACGAGGTGGAGGTAGAGGTGGGGGCGACAGGCCCATGCAGCCAGGGAGAGATTTTGTTCCAAGAGGGGATGCAGCAGCGTTTGCTGCTGCTGCCGTTGCCGTTGCTGGAGGACAACCACTTGATCGTCCACGTGCACCAAATGAGAAATTTCCTCATCATTTAGATCATGTTGATCCTGAATTTGATGATAAAGCAACAAGAACGTTGTTCGTGGGAAATCTGGATGTGAATATCACTGATGGTGAATTGAGACGGATATTTGAAAAGTATGGGAGTGTTGAAGACATTGATATTAAAAGACCCCAAAGAGGTCAGGGAAATGCATATGCTTTCATTAAATTCATTAATCTAGATTGTGCACACAAGTCAAAAGTGGATATGTCCGGAAAGTATATTGGAAAGTTCCAGTGTAAGATTGGTTATGGAAAGGTGACTCCAACAACTTGTTTGTGGGTAGGGGGACTTGGTCCTTGGGTAAGTTATGATACACTTGAAAGAGAATTTGATAGATTTGGTGCGATTCATAGGATAGAGTGGCCTCATGGCAAGAACTATGCATATGTACTGTACGATGGGGTTGATGCTGCTACTGCAGCTTGTCAGGACATGCGTGGGTGGCCCATGGGAGGACATAACAGACGTCTGCGAGTGGATTTTGCTGACCCCAACACAATCGCTGCAAATGTGTCGGAGCAAGACAGCCCATACCTGGACCAGGGACGAGGTTTTGAAGTTGGAGAAAAGGGTGGTCCATGGAAAGGCCAAGGTTCTGATGGCCTACCTGACCGAAGATCTCGTCGTGATGATTGGCATGTTTCTGGAGGTGATCCAATGAATGCATATCGTAATCCCGATAATCCACGTGATTCTGAACGAAGGAGAGATGATTGGGATCATTTAAGTGACCATAGTGAGCGTCAGAGACGACCTAGATCTCCAGGTGAGCTGGGTATTCATCGTTCTggcaggtcaaggtcaccagacAGACCTCGTGAGTTTGGTGGGCGTGAAGGAATGAAGGACCATGATACTTTTCGCCGGACTAGTGGTGAATCAGGAAAAGAATGTGACGAACGAATGGGTCGGAATGGGCGGAGGCTTGAGGGTGACAAGGAGCTCAATATTTCTGACCATGTTGGTTCATTGTCTGATTTAGCTAAGTGTTTACCTGTTGCTTGGAATGGTGCATTGATACTTAAAAGTAGTTCATTTGCTGCTCGTATGCATGTGGTTAGTGGGGATGTGACTATAGTAGACAACTTGATGAGAGACCCAACAACGACAGAATCCCCTGTTCTCAAAATTACTCAACGCCTCCGATTAGATCAACCAAAACTGGATGATGTAGGTCGACGCATTCAGAGCTCTGGGGCACATGGCCATTGTATCCTGTTAGCATTACCAAGTACTGTTCAGAGTTATGAGGACCCAAGTGGATCCATTCAACCAAGACCTCTCAAGAATCTGGTGACTTACCTGAAGCAGAAGGAAGCAGCTGGTGTGATCTCTCTCCCACCCAATCCATCCCAGGACAAGAACAATGTTGGTGTGCTTCATGCGTTTCCTCCTTGCACATTTGGGTACAGCTTTCTCCAGAAGCGTGCACCTCAGCTCCCTGCCGATCCTGCTAAAGAAGACTATTTGGTAGTAGTGGTTGTCCTCGGAGCTGCGTAG